From the genome of Tenrec ecaudatus isolate mTenEca1 chromosome 1, mTenEca1.hap1, whole genome shotgun sequence:
TTTGTGCCCAAGGGATTATGGGTTTTTGAAATACACAATGACCCGGTTTTGGATTACTGTCTCTCATCAGTTCTCATGGGAGAGAAAAACTGACTTTTTTTtagtgcttttttgttgttgaattggCTCAGCCTCTATAACACACCATCAGAGATCAATGTGGAGAGAGCAAGAGCAATTATCAGTAAATGAGATACACGTTGAGCAGACGCCTTAAGCTGCACTTTACAGTACAAAAAGGGAAATATCATACCACCTAGAAATGGAGAGAAGAGCAACTTTTGTGAAACGCTGAGTTATATACCATTCATGCACATTATATTAGTATATACAAATAACACTATACTGCATGACATAACAATATTGATGAGACCAGCTGTCACCAAGGCAACTCTAACTCTGGATGAACCcccatgtgcagagtagaactgggctttggattttcaaggctgtgacctttgggaagcagatcaccgggCTTTCCTTTAGATTCCTCCGTGTTGATTGTAAATGCCAAACTTTaactagcagtccaatgcttgttCATTTGCACCACCTAGCGGCTCAGTAATATACATTAGGATATGATATAATGTGGTGTGTTATCATAATACATAAAAAACTTATAAATGATGTTTAAGTGCTTTGTCATGGAGTCTTCTACAACCTCACAGCAACTTGATCCCATATTCCCATCACTTTTAACTACAACTTCAGTCCAGATCCCTTTTTTGCACCTCAGTTACACCATCCACCGTGTTCTCAGAGGGGTGAGGAATACTCCTGTGTCGGGGGTAGCACAGGCGCTACATTCAGGTTTCTGCTGTAAGGCTCTTTATCACAAGAGAGTATACTAAGACAGAAGCATTTCTTTTTACTCGATAACTTGCTTCCATCTTACTGTAAATTACATGGTTTACAGACTTGAACAAATATTCAAGAAATCATACACAGTCTGATCTAACTCGTCCACTGCAATTCCCCAGTGCATTTAGCTTATCCAGCtgcttccttgtgtttcctgtttccattcctccttcctccATAACCCTCTGAATTCTATTCCTGGGCAAACGCTGCCCTCTTGAACTTACATAGTTGATTATTGGCACGTGGAGGAGAGTTCTGTTCCAGACATGACTGCTGTGTGCCTGCTCCATGAGTCCATTGCATCCATTGTCTTTGCATTTCCATCCCTCTTCCAACCTCTGTAAGGAGGAGCGCAATACTTGCACCTTATGCTGTTCACatcaaataaaagtaaaaatactTGTTTGGGGATCTCACAATTTTCAAGAATACTTCGCAGAAAATATTTGgtcaaacacatttgtcaaatgaaCAATCAAATTCTTAAGGAATTTGTAGAGAATTATAAAGATTTCGGGAAAACATGGTGTTAGAAGAAAGGACAACTTGACAGATTCAGTTTCAAAGATAATACTGAGCACATGAGATTCAAGAACTTGAGATATACAGATATGAGCACGGATTAATTTACTAACTGTTTAAAATAGAAATGACAGTATATGCCTTAAACTGTTGTTAGCAGCTTATGGCAGAGTGTGCAATGCTCTTGTCTCTATCCCAGTAGTTTCATCAGCCGCATGGAACCAGGAAACCACACTCAGTTTCCAGAATTCATCCTTCTGGGGCTTTCTGAAGAGgcagagctgcagcccctcctctttggactgttcctctccatgtacctggtcaccttcactgggaacctgctcatcatcctggccatcaccacagactcccacctccacacacccatgtacttcttcctctccaacctctcctttACTGACATCTGTTTCACCTCCACCACTGTCCCAAAGATGCTGATGAATATCCAGATGCAGAACAGAGTTATTACATATGAAGACTGCATCACACAGATGTACTTTTTCTTGCTTTTTGTGGGCTTAGACAACTTTTTATTGACAGTGATGGCCTATGATCGTTTAGTGGCCATTTGTCACCCACTGCACTATATGGTCATCATGAACCCAAGATTCTCTGGCCTCCTGCTTCTGGTCTCCTGGGTATTGTCATTTCTGCAGTCTCTATTAAATGTTTTATTGGTTTTGCAACTGTCTTTTTGTACAGAACTGGAAATctcccattttttctgtgaatttAATCAGGTCGTCCATCTTGCTTGTTCTGACACATTCCTCAATGACTTAGTCATGTATTTAACAACTGGAATTCTGGGTGTTATTCCAGTCAGTGGGATCCTTTTCTCTTACATGAAGATTGTGTcctccattttgaaaatttcatcaGTTGGGGGCaaatataaagccttttccacctgtgggtCTCACCTCTCCGTGGTCTCCTTGTTCTATGGTACAGCTTTAGGGGTTTATCTTAGTTTGGCTGCTATTGACAACTCCAGGGCCACTGCAATAGCCTCAGTGATGTACACTGTAGCCACACCCATGCTGAATCCTTTTATCTACAGTCTGAGAAATAAAGACATAAAGCAAGCCCTAAGAAAACTTTTCAGCTAAGGAACACCCTATATAACAGAAACTTATCCATAAGTTTAGAGAGcttcttttgaaaaacaaaatttaaaataatataaatttgtGTTATGCTTTCCTCAGTTCTAACTGTGCTTACGTATATAATTCCCTCTCCTAAATATTTAAGACATAATATGAAAAATTGAAGACATAATACGAAAATACTTCCAGTGTATTttcttaaaaatgtatttactttAACCAAATCTTCACTTCAACATGCAATGTTTTAGGGGGCTTCAGCTATATATAAGAAATAGATTTTTCATTACTAGCCATAGAGGAATTGCATACAATTATCACAAGGACCAGTGCTCATTATTATCCTGAGCCATTAAAAACAGGCACAGAATTTCTATGACCCttattttggaaaatatttttcttgcGATTACATCTGTCTTAAACCTTCAACCCACCTGGGTATTTTCTTTATACTGAAGTCCTGTTGAATATTTTGAACATGAAATTTGTAAACctgtttttattaaattattcaaAGCACTACTTGAGTATTCAAACATTGAAAATGGCTTCCAGAATCACACTGAAAATCACACCGGCTAAGCATGTTCATATCTCTTCTATCATCAGAAAGATGGTAGAACCAAGAAGACTGAAGTTGTTGACTTCCTGTACATGATTAATCTTCTGGCATCCAGGTAGTGGAATTTTTGTTGTAATTGTTAGTTCAAGATCATCAGTTTCAAGACCTCTCTAGACCTCCATTTGTTTAGCAAAGATATGCATACTCCTTCTTGGCATCAATGATATTACTGGAAATTGGCCTTTATTGTGTCAAAAGAACCCAGTGCTCTCCAATAATGCTTGACCACAAAATTATCTTCACCAAAGCATTTATCTCACTTTTGGCCTTGTGTTTCTCCCTGCAATCATGTCAGCATCTCAAAAAATTACAGGTAAAATTTTTGGTTTTCATGATCCAGGAGAATACAGCGTACTATATTTTCTCTGCACACAGGAAGTAAGTCTATTGAGTTAAGTTTTGGGCTAATTGAAATATTCGAGTTTCAAACCTATTcactgctcagagagagaaaaatgaggcaatatgctcccattaagattacaGCTTTTTTGGGGGTGCatatttacactgtctgatgtctccattcatccactttttgttgtctgtccccaagcgagagggttatatgtaaataattgtgatcagttctccccttttcccccacattccctttaccctcctggtatggttactctctttattgatcctgaagggtttatctgtcctggattccatgtttccagctcttatgtgtaccagtgtaagatagaattggaattgtgataggggagggaggaagcattaaggagctagaggaatgatatatgtttaattggtgttatactgcaccctagctagctcatttcctccccatgacttttctgtaaggggattgtcacttgcctacacatgggctttgggtctcccctccccactcctcctcattcacaatgatatgatttttcattctttggtgcctgatacttgatcctattgacaccttgtgatcacacaggctggtgtgcttcttcgtgtgggctttgtttcttctcagccggATGCTCATTTATCTTCatattttaagactccagatgcgatACCATTTCATAGGtgaccaccatcagctttcttcatcatatttgcttatgtacctgctttgtcttcagcaataatgttgggaaggtgagcatcaaagaatgccaggttaaatgaacaaagtgttcttgtattgagggagtacctgagtagaggcccaatgtccattggctacattaataccaaacctataaatatatgcacatagatctatttcatgatagtcatataaacatatatttatatatgcaaatgcctgtatttaaacctctgtcaatgccctttgccacttagggagggagggtgagtagaggaagggaaaaaatgaggagctgctaccaagggttcaagtagcaagaaaatgttttgagaatgatgatgacaacaaatgcgcagatgtgcttggcacaatggatgtgtgtatggattgtgataagagttgtacaggccctcaataaaatgatttctataaAAAATTGCAGCTTGTAAACTGTATCACACAGTTCAGTCCACTGAGACAGACTCACTTGAGAGCAGGAGAAGTGAGTTGGTCACACAGGAGTGCTAAGTACTAACCCCCTATTCCTTCAATAAAGAAT
Proteins encoded in this window:
- the LOC142449354 gene encoding olfactory receptor 7A10-like yields the protein MEPGNHTQFPEFILLGLSEEAELQPLLFGLFLSMYLVTFTGNLLIILAITTDSHLHTPMYFFLSNLSFTDICFTSTTVPKMLMNIQMQNRVITYEDCITQMYFFLLFVGLDNFLLTVMAYDRLVAICHPLHYMVIMNPRFSGLLLLVSWVLSFLQSLLNVLLVLQLSFCTELEISHFFCEFNQVVHLACSDTFLNDLVMYLTTGILGVIPVSGILFSYMKIVSSILKISSVGGKYKAFSTCGSHLSVVSLFYGTALGVYLSLAAIDNSRATAIASVMYTVATPMLNPFIYSLRNKDIKQALRKLFS